In Nodularia sp. LEGE 06071, one DNA window encodes the following:
- a CDS encoding DUF5615 family PIN-like protein has translation MKIWIDAQLPPTLASWVTNTFAIEAFSLRDIGLRDAKDIEIFEAARIANVIIMTKDSDFVDLVCRLGIPPQILWLTCGNVTNRNLHQLLNLTLADALEELRQGEMIVEISNRQ, from the coding sequence ATGAAGATTTGGATTGATGCTCAGTTACCGCCAACATTGGCAAGTTGGGTAACAAATACTTTTGCTATAGAAGCCTTTTCATTAAGAGATATTGGACTCCGCGACGCTAAAGATATAGAAATTTTTGAAGCTGCAAGAATCGCTAATGTCATCATCATGACTAAAGACAGTGATTTCGTGGATTTGGTTTGTCGGCTAGGGATACCCCCTCAAATTCTTTGGCTGACTTGTGGAAATGTTACTAATCGTAATTTGCATCAACTCCTGAATTTGACATTAGCTGATGCCTTGGAAGAATTACGCCAAGGAGAAATGATTGTGGAAATCAGCAATCGTCAGTAA
- the queC gene encoding 7-cyano-7-deazaguanine synthase QueC has product MKAVILLSGGLDSSTVLYQAKVDGYECYPISFDYQQRHRRELQSAFLVAEKAGVVKHQVVNFDLRQWGGSALTDDTINLPQERSLEQMSQNIPVTYVPARNTIFLSFALGYAEAIASERVYIGVNALDYSGYPDCRPDYIQAMQKVFQLGTKQGREGNPIKIVAPLIDLKKTEIIQLGNQLGVPWDLTWSCYAGYDVACGVCDSCRLRLAAFAELGLKDPLPYQQ; this is encoded by the coding sequence ATGAAAGCTGTAATTTTATTGTCTGGAGGATTAGACTCTTCCACAGTTTTGTATCAAGCCAAAGTAGATGGTTATGAATGTTACCCGATTTCTTTCGATTACCAGCAGCGACATCGGCGAGAGTTGCAGTCAGCTTTCCTGGTAGCTGAAAAAGCTGGGGTAGTTAAACATCAGGTGGTCAATTTTGACTTACGACAATGGGGTGGTTCGGCACTGACAGACGACACAATTAATTTACCCCAAGAGCGATCGCTCGAACAGATGTCGCAAAATATTCCAGTTACCTATGTACCGGCACGGAATACAATCTTTTTAAGTTTTGCCCTGGGCTATGCGGAAGCGATCGCATCTGAACGGGTCTACATTGGTGTTAACGCCCTAGATTACTCTGGATATCCTGATTGCCGTCCCGACTATATCCAGGCGATGCAGAAAGTTTTCCAGCTAGGAACCAAACAAGGACGTGAGGGCAACCCGATCAAAATTGTTGCACCTCTAATTGATTTGAAAAAAACCGAAATCATCCAACTTGGCAACCAATTGGGAGTTCCTTGGGATCTCACTTGGTCTTGCTATGCAGGATACGATGTCGCTTGCGGTGTCTGTGATTCTTGTCGTTTAAGGCTTGCAGCTTTTGCAGAATTGGGGTTGAAAGACCCCTTGCCTTATCAGCAGTAG
- a CDS encoding Rpn family recombination-promoting nuclease/putative transposase: protein MTKSADVSTKRLISLAPDNWVKWVTQIPDITAQEILNSEFQWISRESDVLIRAKSPQYGNFLVLNELQLRPTLDMPRRMRAYAALAEEKYKLLTYPVLINILKTTNAEISTTYESNIAGLRAIQDYRVINLWEVDVNIAFEQPLPSLLPFVPILKGGENESTIREALQILRADEQLNQLETVLAFFATFVLDSALVQEIMRWDMAVLRESPWYKEILERGRQEGTELALQGIEMLLEMKFGNEGLELMPIISQVNDLERLKSFQQAIKTANTVEDLREIL, encoded by the coding sequence ATGACAAAATCCGCAGATGTCAGCACAAAACGCTTGATTAGCCTCGCACCTGATAACTGGGTAAAATGGGTAACGCAAATTCCCGATATTACAGCACAGGAAATACTCAACTCAGAATTTCAATGGATAAGTCGAGAAAGTGATGTTTTAATTCGTGCTAAAAGTCCCCAGTACGGGAATTTTCTCGTTCTCAATGAATTACAACTGCGTCCCACCCTGGATATGCCCCGAAGAATGCGTGCTTATGCGGCACTTGCAGAAGAAAAATATAAATTGCTGACGTATCCTGTATTAATCAACATTCTCAAAACTACGAACGCAGAAATATCTACAACTTATGAATCAAATATTGCTGGTTTGCGGGCAATTCAAGATTATCGCGTGATTAATTTGTGGGAAGTTGATGTAAATATTGCTTTTGAACAACCTTTACCATCTTTGCTGCCGTTTGTGCCAATTCTCAAAGGTGGGGAAAATGAGTCTACAATTCGAGAAGCTCTACAAATACTCCGGGCTGATGAACAATTAAACCAACTTGAGACGGTTCTAGCATTTTTTGCTACTTTTGTATTAGATAGCGCCTTAGTTCAGGAAATCATGAGGTGGGATATGGCTGTATTACGTGAATCGCCTTGGTATAAAGAAATCTTAGAACGCGGACGACAAGAAGGTACTGAGTTGGCATTGCAGGGTATTGAGATGCTATTAGAGATGAAGTTTGGCAACGAAGGTTTAGAGTTGATGCCGATAATCTCTCAAGTGAATGATTTGGAGCGATTAAAATCATTTCAACAGGCAATTAAAACTGCTAATACAGTTGAAGATTTGCGAGAGATTTTGTGA
- a CDS encoding ParM/StbA family protein — protein sequence MTDQPSAATPMNAAAIPLNRMSASTPMNANPGANRPNLGGKTILSVDLGRTSTKTCISREPANVVFVPANVKKMSIEQVKGGVFEARATDPLMDLWLEYQGNGYAVGQIAADFGANLGVGQSKVEDALIKVLATAGYFKLKDEISVIMGLPFLSLEQFEKEKAALTSQVSGPHVFNFRGESISLNITKVWVMPEGYGSLLWSEAQPKTSSNVPDFTKISVAVVDIGHQTIDLLMVDNFRFARGASQSEDFGMNKFYDMVAAEIEGADSQSLALISAVNKPKGERLYRPKGASKPTNLDDFLPNLIEMFSRDICSRVLAWLPERVTDVIITGGGGEFFWEDVQRLLKEAQINAHLAAPSRQANALGQYIYGEAQLSAVRAARA from the coding sequence ATGACAGATCAACCTTCCGCCGCTACCCCAATGAATGCCGCCGCCATACCTCTCAATAGGATGTCAGCGTCTACTCCAATGAATGCTAATCCTGGAGCCAATCGGCCAAATCTGGGAGGCAAAACCATTCTCAGTGTGGATTTAGGCAGAACTTCTACCAAAACTTGTATCAGCCGCGAACCAGCCAATGTAGTGTTCGTACCTGCCAACGTCAAAAAAATGTCCATAGAACAGGTCAAAGGTGGCGTTTTTGAAGCCAGAGCTACTGACCCTCTCATGGATTTATGGCTGGAATATCAAGGTAATGGCTATGCTGTTGGTCAGATAGCAGCAGACTTTGGGGCGAATTTAGGAGTCGGACAATCAAAAGTAGAGGATGCACTAATCAAAGTTTTGGCTACTGCTGGCTACTTCAAACTCAAAGATGAAATCTCCGTGATCATGGGTCTTCCTTTCCTTTCTTTAGAACAATTTGAAAAGGAAAAAGCCGCCTTGACCAGCCAGGTAAGTGGGCCTCATGTGTTCAACTTCCGCGGCGAATCTATTTCGCTGAATATTACCAAAGTTTGGGTGATGCCAGAAGGTTATGGCAGTCTTCTCTGGTCGGAAGCTCAACCTAAGACAAGTAGTAACGTCCCCGATTTCACAAAAATCTCGGTGGCAGTTGTCGATATTGGTCATCAAACCATTGATCTTTTGATGGTAGATAACTTCCGTTTTGCCCGTGGTGCTTCTCAAAGTGAAGACTTTGGCATGAACAAGTTCTATGACATGGTAGCTGCCGAAATAGAGGGCGCTGATAGTCAATCTTTAGCACTGATTTCTGCGGTCAACAAACCCAAAGGTGAACGCTTATATCGTCCTAAAGGTGCAAGTAAGCCCACCAACCTTGATGATTTTCTCCCCAACCTCATAGAAATGTTTTCGCGAGACATTTGTAGTCGTGTGTTAGCCTGGTTGCCAGAGCGGGTTACTGATGTGATTATCACTGGGGGCGGTGGTGAATTCTTCTGGGAAGACGTTCAACGTTTACTTAAAGAAGCCCAAATTAATGCCCATTTAGCTGCACCTTCCCGCCAGGCTAACGCTTTGGGGCAGTATATTTATGGAGAGGCGCAATTGTCCGCCGTTCGAGCTGCTAGGGCTTAA
- a CDS encoding DUF433 domain-containing protein: protein MNSMSELLTRITQISGQCGGRPCIRGMRIRVSDILEMLAENVSVSEILEDFPDLEPEDIQACLLFAARRTDFVRLTA, encoded by the coding sequence ATTAATTCAATGAGTGAATTATTGACTCGTATCACGCAAATTTCGGGTCAATGTGGGGGTCGTCCTTGCATTCGAGGTATGAGAATTAGAGTCAGCGACATTTTAGAAATGTTAGCGGAAAATGTCAGCGTTAGCGAAATTCTAGAGGACTTTCCTGATTTAGAACCAGAAGATATTCAAGCTTGTCTTTTGTTTGCTGCACGTCGTACTGATTTTGTCCGGTTGACAGCATGA
- a CDS encoding DedA family protein: MLESIINTINSLGYWGIALLMFVENLFPPIPSELIMPLAGFTARTTPDNLNIFGVFFAGLLGSVVGALVWYYPGKFLSEQRLITLADKYGKWLTISSEDITKAKKWFDKQGNRAVFIGRLVPGIRTLVSVPAGISNMHLLPFLFYTTLGSAVWVGLLTYSGYALGSQYELVEKYLAPVSKIVIGILLLAFVGWLVKRQRKNTRS; this comes from the coding sequence ATGCTCGAATCAATAATTAATACGATTAACTCTTTGGGCTATTGGGGAATCGCTCTACTGATGTTCGTAGAAAACCTGTTTCCGCCCATTCCTTCAGAATTGATTATGCCACTGGCAGGATTTACCGCCAGGACAACCCCAGATAATCTGAATATCTTTGGCGTATTTTTTGCCGGACTTTTAGGTTCTGTAGTGGGCGCACTTGTCTGGTACTATCCAGGTAAGTTTTTGAGTGAACAGCGTTTAATAACTTTAGCCGACAAGTACGGCAAGTGGTTGACGATATCTAGCGAGGATATCACTAAGGCAAAGAAATGGTTTGACAAGCAAGGTAATAGAGCAGTATTCATCGGTCGCCTTGTACCGGGAATTCGCACTTTGGTTTCTGTTCCCGCAGGGATCAGCAATATGCACTTGCTACCATTCTTATTTTATACAACTCTGGGTAGTGCTGTCTGGGTCGGTTTGCTAACATACTCCGGATACGCGTTGGGTAGTCAGTATGAACTAGTGGAAAAGTACCTCGCACCTGTATCTAAAATCGTGATCGGGATTCTGCTGCTGGCATTTGTGGGCTGGTTAGTCAAACGTCAGCGAAAAAATACCAGAAGCTAA
- a CDS encoding plasmid segregation centromere-binding protein ParR: MFQWSKKVVKSVTFNPEVADESLLAVVENYLEQLPDKTFSDICKEALWQSLCVPETVKPSPKTVTTDSVETKIDQLQRQVADLEERFFANESRRLESIESHILQLTQQMADLAIMVTERPVIQPATPSAPVQEVTNTTYTDNPPEEVDPVISRLSQFLDDF, encoded by the coding sequence ATGTTCCAATGGTCAAAAAAGGTAGTTAAATCGGTCACGTTTAACCCAGAAGTTGCTGATGAAAGCTTGTTAGCAGTTGTGGAAAACTATTTGGAGCAACTACCTGACAAAACTTTTAGCGACATCTGTAAAGAAGCCCTATGGCAATCTTTATGTGTACCGGAAACTGTAAAACCTAGTCCAAAAACAGTAACAACAGATTCGGTTGAAACCAAAATCGATCAGTTGCAACGTCAAGTGGCTGACCTAGAGGAACGTTTTTTTGCGAATGAATCTCGGCGTTTGGAGTCGATAGAAAGCCATATTTTGCAACTTACGCAACAAATGGCGGATTTGGCAATTATGGTGACTGAGCGGCCAGTTATTCAGCCTGCAACTCCATCAGCACCAGTACAAGAAGTAACTAATACTACTTATACTGATAACCCTCCGGAAGAGGTTGATCCCGTCATCAGCCGCCTAAGTCAGTTTCTTGATGATTTTTAA
- a CDS encoding CNNM domain-containing protein, protein MSGFSSLIWTDVGLRLLSVLLLIAINAFFVTAEFSMVTVRRSRIHQLVQAGDIPAIAVQGLQRSIERLLSTTQLGITLSSLALGWIGESSIVVLVKSWVKSWPLPLEMSNVIAHSLSIPIAFFLIAYLQIVLGELCPKSLALLYSEDLARFLGPSVKAIVRFFNPFIWILNQSTRFLLRLFGIEYTGQSWRSPVTPEELQLIISTERESTGLELSERELLNNVFEFGDVIAQEVMTPRTSIAALSKDATFQTLLQEMISTGHSRYPIIGDSLDDIRGIVYFKDLAQPLAIGKLTPEANIQPWMRHARFVPEQTPLSELLPMMQQEKPAMVIVVNEFGGTVGLVTIQDVIAEIIGNAGEPDNMDDLLVEMLDNQTFLVQAQINLEDLNEVLHINLPLTKEYQTLGGFVLYQLQKIPVKDETFYYENLEFTVVSAVGPRLHQIQVRRLDASH, encoded by the coding sequence GTGAGTGGTTTTTCTAGTTTAATTTGGACGGATGTGGGGCTGAGATTGTTATCAGTGCTATTGCTGATTGCGATCAATGCTTTTTTTGTGACGGCAGAGTTTTCAATGGTGACAGTCAGGCGATCGCGTATTCATCAGCTGGTTCAGGCTGGAGATATTCCGGCGATCGCTGTTCAAGGTCTACAACGTAGTATTGAAAGATTATTATCGACAACTCAGTTAGGTATTACCCTTTCTAGTTTGGCGCTGGGATGGATTGGTGAAAGTTCCATTGTTGTACTGGTGAAGTCATGGGTCAAATCCTGGCCTTTACCCTTAGAGATGAGTAATGTGATCGCTCATTCCCTATCAATTCCCATCGCCTTTTTTTTAATAGCCTATCTGCAAATTGTTTTAGGTGAACTATGTCCTAAATCATTAGCTTTGTTGTACTCCGAGGATCTAGCGCGATTTTTGGGGCCTTCAGTCAAAGCGATCGTGCGTTTTTTTAACCCCTTCATTTGGATTCTCAACCAATCAACCCGATTTTTGTTGCGGCTGTTTGGCATCGAATACACTGGACAAAGTTGGCGATCGCCTGTGACTCCAGAGGAACTACAGCTAATCATCTCCACAGAACGCGAATCAACAGGTTTAGAGCTTTCAGAACGAGAATTGTTGAATAATGTCTTTGAGTTCGGTGATGTCATAGCCCAAGAAGTGATGACTCCCCGGACTAGCATTGCAGCCTTGTCAAAAGATGCCACTTTCCAGACCTTACTTCAAGAAATGATCTCTACTGGTCACTCGCGCTATCCGATTATTGGAGACTCTTTAGATGACATTCGCGGCATAGTTTATTTTAAAGATTTGGCACAACCTTTAGCAATAGGGAAATTAACTCCAGAAGCAAATATCCAACCTTGGATGCGTCACGCTCGCTTTGTACCGGAACAAACCCCCTTGAGTGAACTATTACCTATGATGCAGCAAGAAAAGCCCGCTATGGTGATAGTAGTCAATGAATTTGGCGGTACTGTGGGATTGGTGACCATCCAAGATGTCATTGCCGAAATTATTGGTAACGCAGGCGAACCAGACAACATGGACGACTTGCTGGTGGAAATGTTAGACAACCAAACATTTTTGGTGCAAGCCCAAATCAACCTCGAAGACCTCAACGAAGTTTTACATATCAACTTACCCCTGACAAAGGAGTACCAAACCTTGGGGGGTTTTGTGCTGTATCAACTCCAGAAAATCCCCGTCAAAGACGAAACCTTCTACTATGAGAATCTGGAATTTACCGTTGTCTCAGCCGTCGGTCCACGCCTACATCAAATTCAAGTGCGACGCTTAGACGCAAGTCATTAG
- a CDS encoding Gfo/Idh/MocA family oxidoreductase, with protein MQNSMSVAEPNSYTQRNQPKPIRIGVIGVGNMGQHHARILSSMKDVELVGVSDINVERGLETASKYKGHFFEDYCDLLPHVEAVCVAVPTRMHYAVGINCLLAGIHVLIEKPIAASISEAESLVNAAADSQCILQVGHIERFNPAFKELSKVLKTENLLALEAHRMSPYSDRANDVSVVLDLMIHDIDLLLELAASPVVKLTASGTRSLDSGYLDYVTATLGFANGIVATLTASKVTHRKIRRIVAHCKNSFTEADFLNNEILIHRQTNHNTLTDHRQVLYRQDGLIERVYTTNVQPLSAELEHFVNCVHGGNQPSVGGEQALKALRLASLIEQMALEDRVLNPLDWQSEAKVQSLTPTV; from the coding sequence GTGCAAAATAGCATGTCAGTGGCAGAACCAAATTCATATACACAGCGCAATCAACCAAAACCAATTCGCATAGGCGTAATTGGCGTAGGTAACATGGGACAACATCACGCGCGCATACTGAGTTCAATGAAAGATGTTGAACTAGTCGGTGTGTCAGATATTAATGTTGAACGCGGTTTAGAAACAGCTAGTAAATACAAGGGACATTTTTTTGAAGATTACTGTGACTTGCTACCTCATGTGGAAGCAGTTTGTGTTGCTGTCCCCACCCGGATGCATTACGCAGTAGGCATCAACTGTCTATTGGCTGGAATTCATGTTTTGATTGAAAAGCCAATTGCTGCCAGCATTTCTGAGGCAGAATCACTAGTAAATGCTGCGGCTGATTCTCAGTGCATTCTGCAAGTGGGTCATATTGAGCGTTTCAATCCCGCATTTAAGGAACTGAGTAAAGTTCTAAAAACAGAAAACTTGCTGGCCCTAGAAGCTCATCGCATGAGTCCTTACTCAGACCGGGCAAATGATGTTTCGGTGGTGCTGGATTTAATGATCCACGACATTGACCTGCTATTGGAACTAGCTGCTTCTCCAGTGGTGAAATTAACGGCTAGCGGTACTCGTTCTTTGGATTCTGGTTATTTGGATTACGTGACAGCTACCCTGGGCTTTGCCAATGGTATTGTTGCCACTTTAACTGCCAGCAAAGTCACTCACCGCAAAATCCGCCGCATTGTAGCTCACTGCAAAAACTCATTTACAGAAGCAGATTTTCTCAATAATGAAATTTTAATTCACCGACAAACAAATCACAATACTTTGACTGACCATCGACAAGTGCTTTATCGGCAGGATGGTTTGATTGAGAGAGTTTACACCACTAATGTCCAACCCCTGAGCGCAGAATTGGAGCATTTCGTCAATTGCGTACACGGTGGGAATCAACCTTCGGTAGGTGGTGAACAAGCCCTCAAAGCCCTCAGATTAGCAAGTTTAATTGAGCAAATGGCTTTGGAAGATCGGGTTTTGAATCCATTAGACTGGCAATCTGAAGCGAAAGTGCAGTCTTTAACCCCAACAGTGTAA
- a CDS encoding DUF3825 domain-containing protein produces the protein MSQEDIRNIIIQAAQKCQTKDGWFYLSDFGSLLRDEFDFKSTGYFKLSHFLGDYADLLELKHDDSSEVPVAMGRLIEESPQLKKNGMATKPKPQVKLKNKQNSSPKAALFEWAWLGDMKKTLNKLGELALYEQWFYGDKPEFERDKYRILDNYLFYTFYRLTQEKDKIITTEEFATFNTGLVDKYYEPIFALFKKSKSRRQEWEFSDFCIEGQDWAGKTLVRQFTKMPEQANYFSNTADMLYNISAGEPKLDYQHIIVDNTIRLPLNFLEQNLPQNFSLEDITKMDYQSKYSYFKRFGKALEEDTRAFRAIKDRLDAALRLAIKRVKWNYKTAIPMYFPTRNIMSLLLPLALIDDNKVDVSLVTEQTESGSYLGHTILPLDWAYSNARLVCRPDSDWLIAQNIVQDDGEDD, from the coding sequence ATGAGTCAAGAAGACATTCGCAATATAATTATTCAAGCTGCACAGAAATGTCAAACAAAAGATGGTTGGTTCTATCTATCAGATTTTGGCAGCCTTCTCCGTGATGAATTTGATTTTAAATCAACAGGGTATTTCAAACTGTCTCATTTTTTGGGGGATTACGCTGACCTATTAGAGCTAAAACACGATGACTCATCTGAAGTTCCTGTTGCTATGGGAAGGCTGATTGAAGAATCTCCACAATTAAAGAAAAATGGTATGGCAACAAAACCAAAACCACAAGTTAAACTAAAGAATAAACAAAATTCAAGTCCTAAAGCTGCACTTTTTGAGTGGGCTTGGCTTGGAGATATGAAAAAAACTTTAAATAAGCTGGGAGAACTAGCTCTGTATGAACAATGGTTTTACGGCGATAAACCAGAGTTTGAAAGAGACAAATATCGCATTTTGGATAACTACTTATTTTATACTTTCTATAGGCTGACTCAAGAAAAGGATAAGATTATTACTACAGAAGAATTTGCTACTTTTAACACTGGCTTGGTTGACAAGTATTATGAACCTATTTTTGCACTTTTCAAGAAAAGCAAAAGTAGGCGACAAGAATGGGAATTTTCCGACTTTTGTATAGAGGGTCAAGATTGGGCTGGAAAAACGCTAGTACGTCAATTTACTAAGATGCCAGAACAAGCAAACTATTTTAGTAATACAGCAGATATGTTGTACAATATTTCAGCAGGAGAACCAAAACTTGATTATCAGCATATTATAGTAGACAATACAATTCGCCTTCCTTTAAATTTTCTTGAACAAAATCTTCCTCAAAACTTTAGTTTGGAAGATATAACAAAAATGGATTATCAGAGTAAATATTCTTACTTTAAGAGATTTGGTAAAGCACTTGAAGAAGATACGCGAGCGTTTAGAGCCATAAAAGATAGATTAGATGCTGCATTGAGATTGGCTATTAAACGGGTGAAATGGAATTATAAAACTGCTATTCCAATGTATTTTCCGACCCGAAATATTATGTCTCTTTTACTTCCATTAGCCCTTATTGACGATAATAAAGTCGATGTTTCATTAGTAACAGAACAAACTGAATCAGGTAGTTATCTTGGACATACAATTCTTCCCCTGGATTGGGCATACAGTAATGCTCGCCTAGTTTGCCGTCCTGATAGTGACTGGTTGATAGCACAAAATATCGTTCAGGATGATGGTGAAGACGATTAA
- the pyrE gene encoding orotate phosphoribosyltransferase: MTYTTETFTQSDICAATTDLTTLRHKLLNLFCQLAYQEGDFVLSSGQSSSYYINGKQVTLHPQGALAIGRILLSLLPTDTQAVAGLTLGADPIVSAVSVVSAYENRPIPALIIRKEAKGHGTRAYIEGPNLPEGAKVIVLEDVVTTGKSAMKAVERLREAGYTVDTVITLVDRLQGGAEFYQSVGLNFHAVYTIADLQQRYQELAN; the protein is encoded by the coding sequence ATGACTTATACTACTGAAACCTTTACCCAATCAGATATTTGTGCAGCTACTACTGACCTGACTACCCTGCGCCACAAGCTACTAAATTTATTTTGCCAACTCGCTTATCAGGAAGGTGATTTTGTCCTTTCTTCGGGACAAAGCAGTTCTTACTACATTAATGGTAAGCAGGTAACACTTCATCCCCAAGGGGCTTTAGCCATTGGTCGCATTCTCTTATCCCTGTTACCCACAGATACTCAAGCTGTAGCAGGTTTAACATTGGGTGCTGATCCCATTGTCTCAGCCGTGAGTGTGGTTTCTGCTTATGAAAATCGCCCCATACCAGCGCTAATTATTCGTAAAGAAGCCAAAGGTCATGGAACCAGAGCTTATATTGAAGGGCCTAATTTGCCCGAAGGTGCAAAAGTCATCGTTTTGGAAGATGTCGTGACTACGGGGAAATCTGCCATGAAAGCCGTTGAGCGTCTTCGGGAAGCTGGTTATACGGTTGATACCGTAATTACACTTGTAGACCGACTACAAGGTGGTGCAGAGTTTTATCAGTCGGTGGGGTTGAACTTTCACGCGGTATACACGATTGCTGATCTTCAACAACGGTATCAAGAATTAGCTAATTAA